One part of the Arachidicoccus terrestris genome encodes these proteins:
- a CDS encoding RagB/SusD family nutrient uptake outer membrane protein, translated as MKKYLKYLFFISVIAVLSTSCNKWLTVKPQDGLIRDDYWKSKEQFAAAVTGCYESLLNPALVEELFVWGEIRADMVTSTLHTPDDAIKIMEDNILPSNSFTDWSPVYETINNCNTVLQYGPDVINRDPTLTDSAQNVYLAQAYAIRGLMYFYLLRTFGEVPLQLTAVSTDEEVQQLAKSSKEEVYNQIISDFKLAEKYAAPTYGSMDKDRGRITKYGVFAMEADAYLWEDKYDSCVIACDSIINTQKYLLVPGTTQTDWFNQLYADGNSMESIFELQFDAQALNPFYSMFITSSNQYVASTDYLTDAFYGRDPLGIKSDIRGENGSYVPTNGMILKYAALAAGEEYTVRTPDESYAHWIVYRYADILLMKAEALCYLNRGQEALDLIKMVRTRGQALDATIEVDESGSAEDMAKYVLDERARELAFEGKRWYDLLRYAKRDNYKNLSELSQAATINAPKNLIQTILNKYKDVNSHYLPINSNELQADKKLVQNPFYK; from the coding sequence ATGAAAAAGTATCTTAAATATTTATTCTTTATCTCAGTTATTGCGGTACTCAGTACTTCCTGTAACAAATGGCTTACGGTTAAGCCACAAGACGGGCTTATTCGCGATGATTACTGGAAGTCCAAGGAGCAATTTGCTGCTGCGGTGACCGGCTGTTATGAGAGTCTATTGAATCCTGCTCTTGTTGAGGAGCTGTTTGTATGGGGGGAGATTAGGGCCGATATGGTGACCTCTACCCTTCATACACCCGATGATGCCATAAAAATAATGGAAGACAATATTCTTCCCAGTAATTCATTTACTGATTGGTCGCCGGTATATGAGACCATTAATAATTGTAATACGGTATTGCAGTATGGGCCAGATGTCATTAACAGGGATCCGACTCTAACAGATTCCGCACAGAATGTGTATCTGGCACAGGCATATGCAATCAGGGGTCTGATGTATTTTTATTTATTAAGAACTTTTGGAGAAGTCCCACTACAGTTAACCGCTGTATCCACAGATGAGGAAGTTCAGCAATTGGCAAAGAGTTCAAAAGAGGAAGTATATAACCAGATTATTTCCGATTTTAAATTGGCCGAAAAATATGCGGCGCCCACTTATGGCAGCATGGATAAGGATCGGGGGAGAATCACCAAATATGGGGTATTTGCCATGGAGGCAGATGCTTATTTGTGGGAAGATAAATATGATAGTTGCGTTATTGCCTGTGATTCAATTATTAATACGCAGAAATACCTTTTGGTGCCCGGAACTACACAAACAGACTGGTTTAACCAGTTATATGCCGACGGCAATTCTATGGAGTCCATTTTCGAACTTCAGTTCGATGCGCAGGCCCTGAATCCGTTTTACAGCATGTTTATTACCTCTTCAAACCAATATGTAGCCTCAACGGATTATTTAACCGATGCATTTTACGGAAGAGACCCATTAGGTATTAAATCGGATATACGTGGTGAAAATGGTTCTTATGTGCCGACAAACGGTATGATTTTAAAATATGCGGCTTTGGCGGCTGGAGAGGAATATACAGTAAGAACACCGGACGAATCCTATGCTCATTGGATAGTTTACCGGTATGCAGACATATTATTAATGAAGGCTGAGGCGCTCTGCTATCTAAACCGGGGGCAGGAAGCTTTAGATCTGATTAAAATGGTAAGAACCAGAGGGCAGGCACTAGATGCGACTATAGAAGTGGATGAGTCAGGATCTGCTGAAGATATGGCCAAATATGTACTGGATGAAAGAGCCAGAGAGCTGGCTTTTGAGGGGAAAAGGTGGTATGATTTGCTGAGATATGCCAAACGGGATAATTACAAGAATTTGTCGGAACTGTCGCAGGCTGCTACAATAAACGCACCTAAAAACCTTATCCAGACGATTCTGAATAAGTATAAGGATGTAAATAGTCACTATTTGCCCATTAATTCGAATGAATTGCAGGCGGACAAAAAACTGGTTCAAAACCCCTTTTATAAATAG
- a CDS encoding fasciclin domain-containing protein yields MKKVSVKWIFLAMTALLLTGSIWMSCKKVPIVYATTDEVNITGYIDQHLDSFSLFREMLDQTGYDGFLSAYGHYTLFLPTNSAVQSYLKARNKSSVGQLNVDSLKDFLKFHLLADTVYTISFTDGKLPYLTMYGQYLVTGASNSGGSTSYRINRQANIIESNLRQGNGVIHVIDHVLEPATRSVAGIVAADSRYSIFTQALKATGLYDSLNIPAVDNKDTTKAWLTLFAQSDAVFEANNIHSFDELKARFSNTGDPKDPFDSLHLFMDYHIVDRANYLADIISVTSYSTWAPLQAITVKYVHDSILLNDDEFNGVHEPGIELARNGSDVSATNGVVHNATSLLLIKKRDPFPLYWDVCTYPEIMNLPAYYQKQSYDYPWDQLPSFITTSDKKGPSISYVGGVGGSSPVVNYDYLKLPMGNNRSAWVELETPMLVAGSYKVWICWRRAGRNMIVQVSVDSTIMQRTFNKTSYLPSGTDAVLEAQGWKHYTNTTSTTVPGYLVGTVNIKTTGKHKIRFTPLSGGDNDFWLDMIQFIPSDMEQTWPRFDQDGVAHYSADE; encoded by the coding sequence ATGAAAAAAGTATCAGTAAAATGGATATTCCTTGCCATGACGGCATTGTTGTTGACCGGCAGCATTTGGATGAGTTGCAAGAAGGTACCCATTGTATATGCTACTACAGACGAGGTAAATATAACCGGATATATTGACCAGCACCTGGATTCCTTCTCCTTATTCAGAGAAATGCTGGATCAGACTGGGTATGATGGATTTTTAAGCGCCTATGGACACTACACGTTGTTTTTGCCTACCAATTCAGCGGTGCAGTCTTACCTTAAGGCAAGAAACAAAAGTTCGGTAGGACAGCTGAATGTGGACAGCCTGAAGGATTTTTTAAAGTTTCATTTGCTTGCAGATACGGTCTATACCATCTCTTTTACAGATGGTAAGTTGCCTTATCTTACTATGTATGGACAGTATCTGGTCACCGGGGCCAGCAATTCTGGCGGCAGCACCAGTTACAGAATTAACCGTCAGGCCAACATAATTGAGAGTAATTTGAGACAAGGAAACGGCGTTATTCATGTAATTGATCATGTGTTGGAGCCGGCGACGAGAAGCGTTGCGGGTATTGTTGCCGCAGATTCCAGGTATTCCATTTTTACGCAAGCCTTAAAGGCTACCGGGCTTTACGATTCATTAAATATTCCTGCCGTTGATAATAAGGATACTACCAAGGCATGGCTAACGCTGTTTGCGCAGTCAGACGCTGTTTTTGAGGCGAATAATATTCATTCATTTGATGAGTTGAAAGCCCGCTTCTCTAATACCGGTGATCCAAAAGATCCATTCGATAGCCTGCATTTATTTATGGATTACCATATTGTTGACAGAGCCAATTACCTGGCTGATATTATATCTGTAACTTCTTATTCGACCTGGGCGCCATTACAGGCGATAACCGTAAAATATGTTCATGATTCAATTTTGTTGAACGACGATGAGTTTAACGGGGTTCATGAGCCCGGTATTGAGTTGGCCAGGAACGGGAGTGATGTTTCAGCGACCAATGGAGTTGTCCATAATGCAACCAGTCTTTTATTGATAAAGAAACGGGATCCATTCCCTTTGTATTGGGATGTCTGTACCTATCCTGAAATCATGAATCTTCCTGCTTATTATCAAAAGCAATCATATGATTATCCATGGGATCAATTGCCTTCGTTTATAACGACGTCTGACAAAAAAGGTCCGTCAATTTCCTATGTAGGAGGCGTTGGGGGCTCTAGCCCGGTGGTGAATTATGATTATCTGAAATTACCGATGGGAAATAATAGATCCGCGTGGGTTGAACTGGAAACGCCGATGTTGGTTGCAGGCTCCTATAAGGTATGGATATGCTGGAGAAGAGCCGGCAGAAACATGATTGTCCAGGTATCTGTTGACAGTACGATTATGCAGAGAACGTTCAACAAGACAAGCTATCTTCCGTCCGGAACCGATGCAGTATTGGAGGCGCAAGGCTGGAAACATTATACCAATACAACCAGTACTACTGTCCCTGGGTATCTAGTAGGTACTGTAAACATTAAGACAACAGGGAAGCATAAAATCAGGTTTACTCCCCTGTCGGGCGGAGATAATGATTTCTGGCTGGATATGATTCAGTTCATACCATCTGATATGGAGCAGACCTGGCCAAGATTCGATCAGGACGGAGTGGCGCATTATAGTGCAGATGAGTAA
- a CDS encoding fasciclin domain-containing protein encodes MKFSKIMLSCLLAILVLFSCRKDQWDNRDLVKDNAGTESLLDRINADSDLSLFASYLKKTGYDKVVSSSKTFTVWAPDNKAIQALDPAYLNDTASLKLFIGNCIANQAFYSKDARDSALRIRTYSGKRVLFTGETLNGNAVGKKDITAKNGVLYTMPTAFMPQPNAFQYFSANYAAGLQYQFMKTLYYSPNVDSILKDSLIKANLINTNLNTYTRSVNINSEDSLLTYIILTDQAYQAEEQKLQSFFIDSTVEVSDSLKQWNVIKDLTVDGVIDPGAIPPVVYSKDSVAIRLASSSIVKAVKVSNGMVYVVNHLDYDLATKIKPVVIQGERFFDRLDPEKSYTIRKRRNPANDSIFSDLFMEKQGIASYWFRYPVSLAAGTYKVYWRAVNDFQTGTFPMMLALNHHIDTTFADPKNIAYDQTLPYTTVELLNYNDVYIGDFTVPKHGLEDLFLIGNNVTSSGKNTIVCDYIKLVPVLN; translated from the coding sequence ATGAAATTTTCAAAAATAATGCTATCCTGCCTGTTGGCGATACTTGTATTGTTTTCGTGCCGGAAAGATCAGTGGGATAACAGGGATCTGGTAAAAGATAATGCAGGAACAGAATCCCTGCTGGATAGGATCAATGCAGACAGTGACCTGAGTCTTTTTGCTTCCTATCTGAAAAAGACGGGTTACGATAAGGTAGTGAGTTCCTCCAAAACGTTTACAGTGTGGGCTCCAGACAATAAGGCCATTCAGGCTTTAGATCCCGCCTATTTGAATGACACCGCCAGCCTGAAACTGTTTATAGGAAACTGTATTGCCAATCAGGCGTTCTATTCGAAAGATGCCAGAGATTCTGCGTTAAGGATCAGAACCTATAGCGGTAAAAGGGTTTTGTTTACAGGAGAAACGCTTAATGGGAATGCGGTTGGCAAAAAGGATATTACCGCAAAAAACGGTGTTTTGTATACAATGCCAACGGCATTTATGCCACAGCCGAATGCCTTCCAGTATTTTAGCGCAAACTATGCTGCCGGCCTGCAGTATCAATTTATGAAGACATTGTACTATAGCCCGAATGTAGACAGCATACTGAAAGACTCCCTTATAAAAGCGAATTTAATCAATACCAATCTTAATACTTATACACGCAGCGTTAATATAAACAGTGAAGACTCTTTGTTGACTTATATTATTCTGACAGATCAGGCCTACCAGGCAGAAGAGCAAAAACTACAGTCATTTTTTATTGATTCGACAGTGGAGGTGTCCGATAGTCTGAAGCAGTGGAATGTGATTAAGGACCTGACAGTTGATGGCGTTATAGACCCGGGCGCCATTCCCCCCGTCGTCTATTCAAAAGACAGTGTTGCCATTCGTTTGGCATCCAGTTCAATTGTGAAAGCCGTCAAAGTAAGTAATGGGATGGTGTATGTGGTGAACCATCTCGATTATGATTTAGCTACTAAGATCAAGCCGGTTGTAATACAGGGAGAGCGTTTTTTTGACAGGCTGGACCCTGAAAAAAGCTACACAATCAGAAAAAGACGTAATCCGGCGAATGATTCTATTTTTAGCGATTTGTTCATGGAAAAGCAAGGGATTGCTTCTTATTGGTTCAGATATCCCGTCAGTCTTGCTGCAGGAACGTATAAGGTTTACTGGAGGGCGGTCAACGATTTCCAGACAGGTACCTTCCCGATGATGCTGGCACTGAATCATCATATTGATACCACTTTTGCAGATCCTAAAAATATAGCTTATGATCAGACACTGCCTTATACCACGGTCGAGTTATTGAATTATAATGATGTATATATCGGCGATTTTACTGTGCCTAAGCATGGTCTGGAAGATTTGTTCCTGATAGGGAATAATGTGACTTCCAGTGGAAAGAATACAATTGTGTGCGATTATATTAAACTGGTACCTGTTTTAAATTAA
- a CDS encoding SusC/RagA family TonB-linked outer membrane protein: protein MYRTNKIFRYLPVSILVTALLVTQAIGQPVVPKDSVSNSTQVDSLSVSGIIQLSSTGEKLGGISVSVPGFAAAISTNDGSFTIKVPDPDAVLYLSGDGFADKQVALKGRQHVSVQMYEEGFNSQYEQAGLLFGVKPKNFVPYSLQSINTDDKWSQNVTETPGSYLQGRIAGLNVTRHSGTPGIGSNMTLNGINSLRATNQPLIVVDGVVYDNTEYGHSLVLGNIYNPLSDIDLKDIECITVLKSGNSTYGTKGANGVILITTARSKELSTRIDFAAYGGYNFKPSTLPVMNAGDYRILLSELLKSKGLSSDDIANLEYMNDYSGPSHPNYYNYHNNTDWQKEVLDNSFNNNYYLKVTGGDNIAKYALSLGYMTNKGTLKNADLNRYQMRFNGDLNLSKKLKASVNLGLISTQQNLIEQGGTGVLSPLSLSLIKAPFLSVHVRDYEGNTSPNLSDYDTFRIANPVAISDNMQGKNKSYRFTGAVKFNYALNKTINIKTVFGLTFDKMQEDFFLPQLGVVADTMLTDVAFNRSASNEARFFSFYNNTAVSYNKVFNSFHKLQIDLGYRFMSNKYENEYGHGYNSATDEFVSVGMGNPTLRTVGGSNGKWNWMNSYLHTGYTIRDKYSVDLNLSADGSSRFGKQAPDGLALGDVKFAINPSIALGWLISSEDIFANVDFVDNLKLRASFSRVGNDDIGNYTARRYYISQNLVGSQGLVRGNIGNPALEWETTDKMNFGLDGSLFNERLAFTLDYFHNKSYNVITIAPTDEVVGIENIVANNSTVGNNGIELTLDARIINRKLKWDLGLNVARYTNKVYKFPNGKVFTDYAGATYVTEAGQAANLFYGYYTNGVFSSDAAAAASGLQYENNAGVLTDFKGGDVMFSDRDGNHIIDDNDRGVIGNPNPKWYGGISNSLAWKNWALDALFTFSQGNDIYNFTRMQMESMSGFENQSQAMNNRWRYEGQLTSQPRAVWGDPAGNARFSDRWIEDGSYIRLRTITLSYNIPVNTTILKYVNVYATGNNLFTWTKYLGYDPEFSPTNSIYGQGIDLGYAPVYKTVQLGVRLGF from the coding sequence ATGTATAGAACAAATAAGATTTTTAGATATTTACCTGTTTCTATTCTGGTGACTGCTTTATTAGTAACTCAGGCAATTGGTCAGCCCGTTGTCCCTAAGGATAGCGTGTCAAATTCAACCCAGGTGGATTCGCTTTCGGTAAGCGGTATTATTCAATTGTCTTCAACCGGGGAAAAGCTTGGCGGAATTTCGGTGAGCGTACCCGGATTTGCAGCTGCCATCTCGACCAATGATGGTTCCTTCACGATCAAAGTGCCTGATCCGGATGCCGTGTTATATTTATCCGGCGATGGTTTTGCCGATAAACAGGTCGCATTGAAAGGCCGGCAACATGTGTCGGTCCAAATGTATGAAGAAGGATTTAATTCTCAATATGAACAGGCTGGGCTTCTTTTTGGGGTCAAACCAAAAAACTTTGTTCCTTATTCTCTGCAATCAATTAATACGGATGATAAATGGAGCCAGAACGTTACAGAAACACCCGGTTCTTATCTTCAGGGCCGGATAGCCGGACTCAATGTTACGAGACACTCCGGCACTCCTGGTATAGGCTCCAATATGACATTAAACGGGATTAATTCGTTAAGGGCAACGAATCAGCCGCTGATTGTCGTCGATGGCGTCGTTTATGATAATACTGAATACGGCCACTCTCTGGTGTTGGGAAATATATATAATCCACTTTCTGATATTGATCTGAAGGATATTGAGTGTATTACCGTCCTGAAAAGCGGAAACTCGACCTATGGTACGAAGGGGGCAAACGGGGTCATATTGATTACGACAGCAAGGAGTAAGGAGCTTTCCACCAGAATTGATTTTGCCGCATATGGAGGTTATAATTTTAAGCCCTCAACGCTGCCTGTTATGAATGCGGGAGATTACAGAATCTTATTGTCAGAATTGTTGAAGTCTAAAGGTCTTTCGTCAGATGATATTGCTAATCTGGAATATATGAATGACTATAGCGGGCCCAGCCATCCAAATTATTATAATTATCACAATAATACAGACTGGCAAAAGGAGGTTTTAGACAATAGCTTCAATAATAATTATTATCTTAAAGTAACGGGCGGGGATAATATTGCCAAATATGCATTATCACTGGGCTACATGACCAATAAAGGTACGCTTAAAAATGCGGATCTGAATAGATACCAAATGCGGTTTAATGGGGACCTTAACCTGTCAAAGAAGCTCAAAGCTTCAGTAAACCTTGGGCTGATTTCAACGCAACAGAATCTGATTGAGCAAGGGGGGACCGGTGTACTGAGCCCTTTGTCACTGAGCTTGATTAAAGCGCCGTTTTTATCTGTTCATGTCAGGGATTACGAGGGTAACACTTCCCCCAATTTATCTGACTATGATACATTCAGGATCGCCAACCCTGTGGCCATCAGTGATAATATGCAGGGAAAGAACAAGAGCTACCGATTTACCGGTGCTGTCAAGTTTAATTATGCACTAAATAAAACGATTAATATTAAAACAGTTTTCGGATTAACTTTTGATAAAATGCAGGAGGATTTCTTTCTGCCGCAATTAGGTGTTGTCGCTGATACTATGCTGACCGATGTTGCTTTTAATAGATCCGCCAGTAATGAGGCCCGTTTTTTCTCTTTCTATAATAATACGGCAGTTAGTTATAATAAGGTATTCAATAGTTTTCATAAGCTACAGATAGACCTGGGATATCGTTTCATGAGCAACAAATATGAAAACGAATACGGGCATGGTTATAACTCGGCGACTGACGAGTTTGTGAGTGTGGGCATGGGTAATCCTACGCTGCGGACTGTAGGGGGCTCTAACGGAAAATGGAATTGGATGAATAGCTACCTTCATACGGGATATACCATTCGTGATAAATATTCTGTTGATTTGAATCTTTCCGCCGATGGTTCATCGAGATTCGGCAAACAGGCACCGGACGGCCTTGCTTTAGGTGACGTGAAGTTTGCCATAAATCCGTCTATTGCATTAGGTTGGCTCATTAGTTCCGAAGATATTTTTGCTAACGTAGATTTTGTAGATAATTTAAAATTACGTGCGTCCTTTAGCAGGGTAGGCAATGATGATATAGGTAATTACACGGCCAGGAGATACTATATCTCCCAGAATCTGGTTGGCAGTCAGGGATTGGTCAGGGGCAATATCGGCAATCCTGCATTAGAGTGGGAGACTACCGATAAGATGAATTTCGGATTGGACGGGTCACTATTTAATGAAAGACTGGCTTTTACCCTTGATTATTTTCATAATAAGAGTTACAATGTTATTACAATTGCGCCAACTGACGAAGTCGTCGGTATTGAAAATATCGTGGCCAATAACAGCACGGTTGGGAATAATGGTATTGAGCTGACTTTAGATGCACGTATAATAAACCGTAAACTCAAATGGGACCTGGGCCTGAATGTAGCGCGATATACCAATAAAGTCTATAAGTTTCCCAATGGAAAAGTATTTACTGACTACGCGGGAGCTACCTATGTAACAGAGGCGGGACAGGCAGCTAATTTATTTTATGGCTATTATACAAATGGTGTTTTTAGCTCCGATGCTGCAGCGGCAGCATCGGGGTTGCAGTATGAGAATAATGCGGGGGTATTGACAGACTTTAAGGGTGGTGATGTCATGTTTAGTGATAGAGATGGCAACCATATTATCGATGACAATGACAGAGGCGTTATTGGAAACCCCAATCCAAAGTGGTATGGGGGGATTTCCAACAGTTTAGCCTGGAAAAACTGGGCGCTGGATGCCTTATTCACCTTTAGCCAGGGAAATGATATTTATAATTTCACCAGAATGCAGATGGAATCCATGTCTGGCTTTGAGAATCAGTCACAGGCAATGAATAATAGATGGCGTTACGAAGGTCAGCTAACCTCTCAGCCAAGAGCCGTTTGGGGTGATCCTGCCGGGAATGCAAGGTTTTCTGACAGATGGATTGAAGACGGGTCATATATCAGGTTAAGGACTATTACCCTATCTTATAATATTCCGGTCAATACCACGATCCTAAAATATGTAAACGTCTATGCGACGGGGAATAATTTATTTACCTGGACCAAATATCTGGGATATGATCCTGAGTTTAGTCCGACCAATAGTATATACGGTCAAGGTATAGATTTAGGCTATGCTCCAGTTTATAAAACAGTGCAGCTGGGAGTACGCCTGGGATTCTAG
- a CDS encoding RagB/SusD family nutrient uptake outer membrane protein → MSTSIIKWVGRCLVLLAFSGALYSCNKTFDKLPDNALDYSEVYRDVNDADAAIFGIYGQLIGLSKQYIILNELRGDLMDVTDRSDKYLKQLNQETSSQDNPYADPRPFYKVIMNCNDALYNFKLMLKTNRLTQADFDLRYSAVGAIRSWIYFQLGIQYGKIPYVTDPLADVNAVKNQANYPRIEFPALLDTLANFTESLPYKHPFPAGASLVTSIDGYSTEKFFVPIDCFLGDLYLWKGDYTEAARHYHFMMNYADYLYPSMNSEQFYETYKIAYTGNIENDNWKNIFAQPYGERYSNYEIMWDLPFDDNFAPGNPFIQLFYNQPNGYLLKPSQLIVDRWDHQIRTDSTPGDFRGEGASYKLVAGQPVVNKFSSNFDPLSPFEKSDKWILYRAATLHFHYSECAIMDGRTTLAYGLMNKGIRTAFNPLELSGSDDVTDWEQSFGAPYDFDARQGDYPYYRGHWYRNTGINQRVSVPSEIIDSAKYYDTTVLPRQFLTAASEDSLKNDMMDDLLGYSAMELAFEGNRWPDLLRVAMRREKHKPGSGVAFLQEKISAKFKAGGRPDLAASVSGRLANPKNWFLPFNWD, encoded by the coding sequence ATGAGTACTTCTATTATTAAATGGGTGGGGCGGTGCCTGGTGCTACTGGCTTTTTCAGGAGCCTTGTATTCCTGTAATAAGACATTTGATAAACTACCGGATAATGCTTTGGATTATTCCGAGGTCTATCGAGATGTAAATGACGCAGATGCCGCTATATTTGGTATTTATGGGCAATTAATAGGGCTTTCCAAACAGTATATTATTCTCAACGAGCTACGGGGAGACCTGATGGATGTGACGGACAGATCGGACAAATACCTTAAACAGTTAAATCAGGAAACGTCTTCTCAGGATAATCCTTATGCTGACCCGCGGCCGTTTTATAAAGTTATTATGAATTGCAATGACGCCCTTTATAATTTTAAGCTGATGTTGAAGACTAACAGGCTGACGCAGGCTGACTTTGATTTGAGATATTCAGCAGTTGGGGCGATACGGTCCTGGATATATTTTCAATTGGGGATTCAATATGGAAAGATTCCTTACGTAACCGATCCATTAGCAGATGTAAATGCAGTAAAAAATCAGGCGAATTATCCGAGAATCGAGTTCCCCGCGTTGTTGGATACATTGGCAAATTTTACAGAGAGTCTTCCCTATAAACATCCATTTCCTGCTGGGGCTTCTTTAGTTACCAGCATTGACGGGTATTCTACTGAAAAGTTTTTCGTGCCTATTGACTGCTTTCTGGGTGACCTATATTTGTGGAAAGGAGATTACACAGAAGCCGCCAGGCATTATCATTTTATGATGAACTATGCTGATTATCTGTATCCGAGTATGAACAGCGAACAGTTCTATGAGACCTATAAAATAGCGTATACCGGTAATATTGAAAATGACAATTGGAAAAATATCTTTGCTCAGCCCTACGGAGAAAGATATTCTAATTATGAGATTATGTGGGATTTGCCGTTCGACGATAATTTTGCCCCCGGAAATCCGTTTATTCAGCTCTTCTATAATCAACCCAATGGGTATTTATTGAAACCTTCTCAGCTTATCGTGGATCGATGGGATCATCAAATAAGAACCGACAGCACACCGGGCGATTTCCGGGGAGAAGGTGCATCTTATAAATTAGTGGCCGGCCAACCTGTTGTTAATAAGTTCAGTTCTAATTTTGATCCTTTGAGTCCTTTTGAGAAGTCGGACAAATGGATATTGTATCGTGCTGCGACACTGCATTTTCATTATAGCGAATGTGCCATAATGGATGGCAGAACAACGCTGGCATACGGATTAATGAACAAAGGAATCAGAACGGCCTTTAATCCTTTGGAATTAAGCGGTTCAGATGATGTAACTGATTGGGAACAGAGTTTTGGTGCTCCTTATGATTTCGACGCCAGACAAGGAGATTACCCATACTACCGGGGACATTGGTACAGGAATACCGGTATTAACCAAAGGGTATCAGTTCCTTCTGAAATAATTGATTCTGCTAAATATTATGATACAACAGTGCTTCCAAGGCAATTTCTGACGGCCGCAAGTGAGGATAGCCTGAAAAATGACATGATGGATGATTTATTAGGTTATTCGGCAATGGAGCTCGCATTTGAGGGGAATCGTTGGCCGGATCTTCTGCGTGTCGCTATGAGGAGGGAAAAGCATAAGCCTGGAAGTGGGGTTGCTTTTTTGCAGGAGAAAATCTCCGCTAAGTTTAAAGCGGGCGGGCGGCCGGATCTGGCAGCTTCCGTGAGCGGAAGACTGGCGAATCCTAAAAATTGGTTCCTGCCCTTTAACTGGGACTAG
- a CDS encoding rhamnogalacturonan acetylesterase, which yields MRKICMAFVSLFMIAFVKPDRPGLRIFMAGDSTMQAYNPDKTPQRGWGQVFARFFNSDVAVNDLARGGRSTKSYLAEGLWDKLVAGVRKDDWVFIEFGHNDHDKRKPERFCTPEQYENNLIKMARDVKQKGAHAVILSPIAMRSFDKQGKYYDGHASYPLRARMAALESGVPFIDADSLLGAVVVQLGPDRSKDLYMNFGPGLYSAFPDGHSDNTHLREAGALKVCELVVAAMKRLELEPINQYLK from the coding sequence ATGAGAAAGATATGTATGGCCTTTGTCAGCCTTTTTATGATCGCCTTTGTAAAACCGGACCGGCCCGGACTGCGTATTTTTATGGCAGGAGATTCCACCATGCAGGCTTATAATCCCGACAAGACACCACAAAGAGGTTGGGGACAGGTATTTGCACGTTTTTTTAATAGTGATGTTGCGGTTAATGACCTTGCCAGAGGAGGCCGGAGTACGAAAAGCTATTTGGCTGAAGGGCTTTGGGATAAACTGGTAGCCGGTGTTCGCAAAGATGACTGGGTGTTTATAGAATTTGGCCATAATGACCATGATAAAAGAAAGCCTGAAAGATTCTGTACGCCTGAGCAATATGAGAACAATCTGATCAAAATGGCGCGCGATGTAAAGCAAAAAGGAGCGCATGCCGTTATATTGAGCCCGATTGCGATGCGCTCTTTTGACAAACAGGGTAAATATTATGACGGCCATGCTTCCTATCCCTTGCGTGCAAGGATGGCAGCGCTTGAATCCGGGGTGCCATTTATTGATGCAGATAGTTTATTAGGAGCAGTTGTCGTTCAATTAGGTCCTGACAGGTCTAAAGACCTTTATATGAATTTTGGCCCTGGTCTGTATAGTGCATTTCCTGACGGGCATTCAGATAATACCCATTTGAGAGAGGCCGGTGCGCTGAAAGTGTGTGAGCTGGTGGTTGCCGCTATGAAAAGACTGGAATTGGAACCGATTAATCAATATTTAAAATAA